A window of Variovorax paradoxus genomic DNA:
AGCGGCGCGGGGTTGCCGACGGTGCCGGCGTTGTTGATGAGCGTGACGCTGTCGAAGCGCTGCGCATCGACGGTCTTGAGCCATGCCGACACGCGCTCCGACGCGGCCACGGGGTCGGACAGGTCCTGCTCCCATTGCACGAGTTCGGCGCCGGCGGCCTTGGCGGCTTCGGCCAGCTCGGGCGACTGCTTGCGCGAAATGCCGAGCACCGTGTGGCCGGCCTGCAGCAGCTGTTCGGCCATGGCGCGGCCCAGGCCACGGGAGGCGCCGGTGATGAGGGTGAGGTGAGAGATGGACATGGGGATTGGGGTGGAGACAGAAAGTAAGCCGCAAGCTTAGGCGATGCGCGAAAGTCTGGCAGGCCCGCAGCTGACACAAAGCCGCCGCACCTCGTTCAATGGCGCGCCAGCAAATCGTCCTCGTCGATGGACATTTTTCCCCATCGATCACAAAATGTGGCATATGAAGGACAAAATCAGACTCCCTCTCGAGCTTGGACAAGCCATTCAGCGCGCGCGAAAAGAAGGCCGCATGAAGGCGACCGACATCGCCTCGCGGTCGGGCCGCGCGCGCAACGTCCTCTACCGCCTGGAACGAGGGGAAGACATCACCCTCGCCTCGCTTTTCGACATCCTGCGCGCCATGGATCTCACGATCCGCCTGGAACGACTGGGCATGCCGACGCTGGAGGAAGTCACGGAGCGCTTCGGACAGGACGACGACGATGCTTCCTGAAAAGATCAAGCAACTCGACGTCGAGATCGCCGGCGCGTCGGCCGGACAGTTGCTCAGGCACTCGGTCTACGAGTTCCGGTATCTCGACAGCCGTGCGGATCAGCCCTCGGTCGCGCTGCTCATGCCGCCGACCCGGCCGACCTATCAGGACGGCGACCTCTTCGCCGTCATGGATCAGAACCTGCCCGAAGGCGACCTGTATCTGCGCCTGCGGGCGATGTTTCCCAAACAGCAGCTCACCCCGATGCACCTGCTCGCGGTGGTCGGCTCCAACGGCATCGGGCGGCTGGGGTTCAGGCTGCCGGGGGCGCAGCCGCTCGCGGCGCCCCGGATCATCGACCGCAAGACCTTGCTAGGAACCCGCTACACGCCCGAGGTGTTCGACGAGCTGGTGCGGGCCTACCTGAGCACGGGCGCCGGCATTGCCGGCATGCAGCCGAAGATCATGGTGCCGGACCGGATCACCCTTGCGGTACCCACGATCATCGTGAAGGCCGCCGCACCGTCCTATCCGGGCCTGTCGGCCAACGAGTTCATGTGCCTGACGGCGGCACGCCACGCCGGCATCGAGACCCCCACCTTCGATCTCTCGGACGACGGGCATCTGCTGCTGGTCGACCGCTTCGACATCGCCGCGGACGGGTCCCGCATCGGCTTCGAGGACATCGCTGCGCTGATGAACCTTCGAGTGCGCGACATCCAATCCGACCGGAAGTACCACGGGAGCTACCAGCGCATCGCCGAGCTGATGCAATACCTTCAGCTGCCCAGCGAGAACCTCGCGCGCTTCTTCGAGCAGGTGGCATTCAGCATCATGGTGCGCAACGGCGATGGCCACCTCAAGAACTACGGCTTGCTCTACACCTCGGCGGCGGACTGCCGCCTGGCGCCGATGTTCGATGTGGTGACCACCGCGATCTACAAGTACACGCGCTATGAAGGCGGCCCAGAACTGGAAGACCGCACGCTGGCGCTCAAGCTCTTCGCCGGCAAGGGCCACACCAAGGCCTATCCGACCACCGAAGAATTGCTGCTGTTCGGCAGCAAGGTATGCGGGGTCGCGAAGCCCGCGCTCGTCCTTGCGCGAATCGCCGAGGGGATGCGCAAGACGCTGGACCAGGCGGGCAGTGACCAGCGAATCCCGAAGGGCTTGCTGGAAAAGATGCGGGACACGTGGACCGACGGGATGACCTACGCCACGTCGCGGTAGGTCGCTCGATACATCGGGTCCGCCCTAGCGGAACTGCTTGCGCAGGAAGTTGCGGTGCCGCACGATGTGCTGCAGCTGCGCCGGCGCGACGGTGCCGCCCAGGTCGACTTCGTCGGCGCCGTTGAGCACCGCATTGGCGTTGGCCATGGCGCGCGACACCACCTCTTCCTCGCTCACGCCGAGCTGCGCCGCCAGGTCGAGCGC
This region includes:
- a CDS encoding transcriptional regulator, with amino-acid sequence MKATDIASRSGRARNVLYRLERGEDITLASLFDILRAMDLTIRLERLGMPTLEEVTERFGQDDDDAS
- a CDS encoding type II toxin-antitoxin system HipA family toxin, whose translation is MLPEKIKQLDVEIAGASAGQLLRHSVYEFRYLDSRADQPSVALLMPPTRPTYQDGDLFAVMDQNLPEGDLYLRLRAMFPKQQLTPMHLLAVVGSNGIGRLGFRLPGAQPLAAPRIIDRKTLLGTRYTPEVFDELVRAYLSTGAGIAGMQPKIMVPDRITLAVPTIIVKAAAPSYPGLSANEFMCLTAARHAGIETPTFDLSDDGHLLLVDRFDIAADGSRIGFEDIAALMNLRVRDIQSDRKYHGSYQRIAELMQYLQLPSENLARFFEQVAFSIMVRNGDGHLKNYGLLYTSAADCRLAPMFDVVTTAIYKYTRYEGGPELEDRTLALKLFAGKGHTKAYPTTEELLLFGSKVCGVAKPALVLARIAEGMRKTLDQAGSDQRIPKGLLEKMRDTWTDGMTYATSR